Proteins co-encoded in one Aerococcaceae bacterium DSM 111021 genomic window:
- a CDS encoding ABC transporter ATP-binding protein: MLSVTNLIKSFGDLRAVDGVSFDIEDGSILGMIGQNGSGKTTIFRMILDFLTPEEGGTVFWNGEKIGSNIYDIVGYLPEERGLYESMTIEQQITYFAQLRGMQKNDIDMKIDEWMKKFDVKGVRTDKIKTLSKGNQQKVQLIATLIHEPKLVILDEPFSGLDPVNAELLEKGIIDLKEKGSAIIFSSHNMSNVEEICDKLVMIHHGKQLLYGEINEVRESFGRTFIYIETSDWTQESLSNLEGVESVIETRKDNFTLKLEDTSYGKTLFKTISKGDYLPKFSQQPPTLEQIFKMKAGESIHE, encoded by the coding sequence ATGTTATCAGTAACAAACTTAATTAAAAGTTTTGGAGATTTACGAGCAGTAGATGGTGTCTCATTTGATATTGAGGATGGATCTATCTTAGGTATGATTGGCCAAAACGGTTCCGGGAAGACAACAATATTTCGGATGATACTTGATTTTTTAACCCCAGAAGAAGGTGGGACAGTATTTTGGAATGGTGAGAAAATTGGCAGCAATATTTATGATATTGTAGGATATCTACCTGAAGAACGTGGATTGTATGAATCTATGACAATCGAACAACAAATCACTTACTTTGCTCAACTTCGAGGAATGCAGAAGAATGATATTGACATGAAAATTGATGAGTGGATGAAAAAGTTCGATGTTAAAGGGGTGCGTACCGATAAGATAAAAACATTATCAAAAGGAAATCAACAGAAGGTACAACTTATCGCAACACTTATTCATGAGCCTAAACTCGTTATTTTGGATGAACCCTTTAGTGGATTAGATCCAGTAAACGCAGAATTATTAGAAAAAGGTATTATCGACTTGAAAGAAAAAGGAAGTGCTATTATTTTTTCGAGTCATAATATGAGTAATGTTGAAGAAATTTGTGACAAGTTAGTAATGATTCATCATGGCAAACAATTATTATATGGCGAGATCAATGAAGTAAGAGAAAGCTTTGGACGTACATTTATTTATATAGAGACTTCCGACTGGACTCAAGAGAGTTTATCTAATCTCGAAGGTGTTGAAAGTGTCATTGAAACGAGAAAGGATAATTTCACTTTAAAACTTGAAGATACATCATATGGTAAAACTTTATTTAAGACTATTTCAAAAGGTGATTATTTACCGAAATTCAGTCAGCAACCACCCACTTTAGAACAAATATTCAAGATGAAAGCAGGTGAATCAATTCATGAATAG
- a CDS encoding ABC transporter permease, with protein MNRLSIIIKEVYRKNVLSWSFFWMIVSPIVMIGVVLLIGYFIGSSQADSTVGNIAVIGAEPEVQEIIEQANEGNNIAYNYGLEGAEAALQNDAIEGYFYFEGEEDTPTYYRKTTSKDISLAPFEEALTQHEFINSAEELGLTSEQLNEIQSINISIDSVNISLSDDGEVVEQSTQDPVRIARIAIAYAVSIIVFIFIMNYVSIISQEIAVEKGSRIMEIILSSVSPTAHFLGKLIGILLVILTQIVIYLVLYFLISFIIQQFNLLANFEGLNIGELLQGSGNVVILGIIYAISGILIYTVLAGFLGSLVSKTEDVNKMITPIIFLALGGFYIGMFALNSTNNPLVRISSQIPLFTPFIMPFRVAAETVSSVEITISLIVSALFMIFVIWFSLLFYKSNVLIYSDKGMINAFKRSFALWKSERASK; from the coding sequence ATGAATAGACTGAGTATTATTATCAAAGAAGTTTATCGAAAGAATGTATTGTCTTGGTCATTTTTCTGGATGATTGTCTCACCCATTGTCATGATAGGTGTAGTCTTGTTAATTGGATATTTTATTGGTTCAAGCCAAGCAGATTCAACAGTTGGCAACATAGCTGTGATCGGTGCAGAACCAGAAGTTCAAGAAATTATTGAACAAGCGAATGAAGGTAATAATATTGCTTATAATTATGGCCTTGAAGGAGCAGAAGCTGCCCTACAAAATGATGCGATTGAAGGTTATTTTTACTTTGAGGGAGAAGAGGATACTCCTACTTATTATCGAAAAACAACAAGTAAAGATATATCATTAGCCCCTTTTGAGGAAGCATTAACCCAACATGAATTTATTAATTCGGCTGAAGAGTTAGGACTTACAAGTGAACAACTGAATGAAATTCAATCGATTAATATTTCAATTGATAGCGTAAATATTAGTTTAAGCGATGATGGAGAGGTTGTTGAACAATCCACACAAGATCCTGTTAGAATAGCTAGAATTGCGATTGCTTATGCCGTATCGATTATTGTATTCATTTTTATAATGAATTACGTTAGTATTATTTCTCAAGAAATTGCAGTAGAGAAGGGTTCAAGAATAATGGAAATTATTCTCTCAAGTGTATCACCTACGGCACATTTTTTAGGCAAATTAATAGGGATATTACTGGTAATTCTAACTCAAATTGTTATTTACTTAGTTCTTTATTTCTTAATATCATTCATTATTCAGCAATTTAATCTCCTAGCGAATTTTGAAGGTTTAAATATTGGTGAGCTCTTGCAAGGAAGCGGGAATGTAGTCATATTAGGAATTATCTATGCAATTAGCGGTATATTAATTTATACTGTTTTAGCTGGATTCCTTGGCTCGTTAGTATCTAAGACTGAAGACGTCAATAAAATGATTACACCGATTATATTCTTAGCATTAGGAGGGTTTTATATAGGAATGTTTGCTTTGAATTCCACTAATAACCCATTAGTTAGAATATCATCACAAATTCCATTATTTACCCCTTTTATTATGCCTTTTAGAGTTGCTGCTGAAACAGTTAGTTCGGTCGAAATTACGATATCGTTAATCGTATCGGCACTTTTCATGATTTTCGTTATCTGGTTTTCACTATTATTTTATAAGAGTAATGTGCTCATCTATAGTGATAAAGGTATGATTAATGCATTCAAGCGTTCATTTGCCTTGTGGAAAAGCGAAAGAGCAAGTAAGTAA
- the racE gene encoding glutamate racemase, whose amino-acid sequence MKELPIGFIDSGFGGLTVVKQSLKQLPNESIIYLGDSARAPYGPRSLQEVKRYIWQMTNFLREKGIKMLVIACNTGTAAALEEIRATLAIPVVGVIHSGCRTAIKSTTGGKVGVIGTQGTINSNMYEEVMLEKADTLNITSIACPEFVEIVESQNINSVETLNTINERLKPLKEAGVDSLVLGCTHYPLLIDKIQQAMGPDVSLIDSGVETINEVSTLLDYFNLSRTAEEATITPATQVIYTTGNALEFESFARLWLDQPELEVDECDIKGEIIVDHNDSES is encoded by the coding sequence ATGAAAGAATTACCCATAGGATTTATTGATTCAGGATTTGGCGGTTTAACTGTAGTTAAGCAAAGTTTAAAGCAATTACCAAATGAATCGATTATCTATCTTGGCGACAGTGCAAGAGCACCTTATGGGCCGAGGTCATTACAAGAAGTAAAACGATATATATGGCAGATGACAAATTTCTTGCGTGAAAAAGGAATTAAAATGTTAGTCATTGCATGTAACACAGGAACGGCAGCTGCCTTAGAAGAGATCAGAGCGACTTTAGCAATACCTGTCGTCGGTGTTATTCATTCGGGGTGTCGAACAGCGATAAAATCGACAACGGGTGGTAAAGTAGGAGTTATCGGAACACAAGGTACGATTAATAGTAATATGTATGAGGAAGTCATGCTTGAAAAAGCCGATACATTAAATATTACAAGTATCGCGTGCCCAGAATTTGTAGAAATTGTAGAGTCCCAAAACATTAATTCAGTGGAAACTTTAAATACAATTAATGAACGCTTAAAACCTTTGAAAGAAGCTGGCGTTGATAGCTTAGTTTTAGGCTGTACACATTATCCATTACTTATTGATAAGATACAGCAAGCGATGGGACCAGATGTCTCATTAATTGATTCAGGTGTAGAAACAATTAATGAAGTGAGTACTTTATTAGATTACTTTAATTTGAGTCGAACTGCAGAAGAAGCAACAATCACACCAGCAACTCAAGTAATATATACAACAGGTAATGCATTAGAATTTGAGAGTTTCGCACGTTTATGGTTGGATCAGCCTGAACTCGAGGTTGATGAATGTGATATAAAAGGGGAGATTATCGTTGATCATAATGATAGCGAGTCATAA
- a CDS encoding XTP/dITP diphosphatase: MIASHNKGKIREFNEMFKNSDIEVKSLLDYPEISEVEETGTTFQENARLKAETIANELKVITLADDSGLVVPALNGAPGVYSARYSGEPKDDKRNNEKLLKEMEQFDDEKRKAYFQSVLVLAYPENESLVVEGKVDGYILKELSGSDGFGYDPLFYYPEKKQSFAEMTLEEKNRISHRANAMNKLKNKIDNWIKGLDIHENDANK, translated from the coding sequence ATGATAGCGAGTCATAATAAAGGAAAAATAAGAGAATTTAATGAAATGTTCAAAAATTCTGATATAGAAGTAAAATCCTTACTTGATTATCCTGAAATATCAGAAGTAGAAGAAACTGGAACGACGTTTCAAGAGAATGCACGCTTAAAGGCGGAAACGATTGCAAATGAATTAAAGGTCATAACCTTAGCAGATGATTCAGGACTTGTTGTACCAGCTTTAAATGGAGCACCAGGGGTATACAGTGCAAGGTATAGCGGTGAGCCCAAAGATGATAAAAGAAATAATGAAAAATTACTAAAAGAGATGGAACAGTTTGATGATGAGAAGCGAAAGGCTTACTTTCAATCGGTTTTAGTATTAGCTTATCCTGAAAATGAAAGTTTAGTTGTTGAAGGCAAAGTCGACGGATATATTCTAAAAGAATTAAGTGGTAGTGATGGATTCGGTTATGATCCATTATTCTACTATCCAGAAAAGAAACAATCATTTGCAGAAATGACGCTAGAAGAAAAGAATCGAATTAGTCATAGAGCTAATGCGATGAACAAATTGAAAAATAAAATAGACAATTGGATAAAGGGGCTAGATATACATGAAAATGATGCTAATAAGTGA
- a CDS encoding YfcE family phosphodiesterase, producing the protein MKMMLISDNHGRWKQVYNIVKEVRPTVDYIFHLGDSEFEHDDSIWEIIDGVVQGNMDSTHHYPMEQIIETPEGKVCLVHGHHQGVNRSNSAVIDLAKERGAKFVFHGHTHQLKSEMVDDILLVNPGSLNNSRGIHSYRTYAIVNVTKDKYEVSFYDEDMKLLNDLTQTYLR; encoded by the coding sequence ATGAAAATGATGCTAATAAGTGATAATCATGGACGATGGAAGCAAGTTTACAATATCGTTAAAGAAGTTAGACCTACTGTTGATTATATCTTCCATTTAGGAGATTCTGAATTTGAACACGATGATTCTATTTGGGAAATAATCGACGGCGTTGTTCAAGGAAACATGGATAGTACACATCATTATCCGATGGAACAGATTATCGAAACGCCAGAGGGTAAGGTCTGTCTAGTACATGGACATCATCAAGGTGTTAATCGTTCCAACAGTGCAGTAATCGATTTAGCTAAAGAACGTGGAGCGAAGTTTGTATTTCATGGACACACACATCAATTAAAAAGCGAAATGGTTGATGATATATTATTAGTAAATCCTGGAAGTCTAAACAATTCAAGAGGAATCCATTCATATAGAACGTATGCGATAGTTAATGTGACAAAAGATAAATATGAAGTCTCATTTTACGATGAAGATATGAAGCTATTAAACGATTTAACTCAAACATACCTAAGATAA
- a CDS encoding mechanosensitive ion channel produces MIFGQFNLESILRNYMPEETSENIIYFGTILFRLVVITIIFLIIKYIVEAFFDANPAGRISFRGKQSPQRIKTINTLLRNFSMYILYFLFVYYLLTALGFPVGTLLAGAGIAGVAIGLGAQDLINDMINGFFIIFENYFEVGDFVEIPAEEISGTIEDVGIRTTTLQAASGDKYYVPNSLIATINNKSRSTRQVTIEIPVADETEFNVFETEMAQITQMIYEKYNEVMRDEPTIVGFVRGVDQTFNYRIAFKVATGEDYMHTSIFYREYLLALQEQEIKIPSSVYDEV; encoded by the coding sequence TTGATTTTTGGTCAATTTAATTTAGAAAGTATCCTGAGGAATTATATGCCAGAAGAAACGTCTGAAAATATCATTTATTTCGGTACTATTCTATTCCGTCTAGTGGTTATTACAATTATTTTTTTGATTATTAAATATATTGTAGAAGCTTTTTTTGATGCTAATCCTGCTGGGCGTATTAGTTTCCGTGGTAAGCAGTCTCCACAACGGATAAAGACAATCAATACATTACTTCGAAACTTTTCAATGTATATTCTTTATTTTCTATTTGTATATTACTTATTGACCGCTTTAGGATTTCCAGTAGGTACATTATTAGCTGGTGCTGGGATAGCCGGTGTGGCCATTGGACTTGGTGCTCAAGATTTAATTAATGATATGATTAATGGCTTTTTCATTATTTTTGAAAATTATTTTGAAGTTGGTGATTTCGTTGAAATTCCTGCTGAAGAAATCTCTGGTACGATTGAAGATGTTGGTATACGAACAACTACCCTTCAAGCTGCAAGCGGCGATAAGTATTATGTTCCGAATAGTTTAATTGCAACTATAAATAATAAAAGTCGCAGTACTAGACAGGTTACAATAGAAATACCTGTTGCAGATGAAACTGAATTCAATGTTTTTGAAACAGAAATGGCTCAAATTACTCAAATGATTTATGAAAAATACAATGAGGTTATGCGTGACGAACCTACTATTGTTGGTTTTGTTCGTGGTGTTGATCAAACCTTCAACTACCGAATTGCTTTTAAAGTGGCAACAGGTGAAGATTATATGCATACGAGTATATTTTACCGAGAGTATCTTCTTGCCCTTCAAGAGCAGGAAATCAAGATTCCTAGTTCAGTATATGATGAGGTTTAA
- a CDS encoding DUF948 domain-containing protein, which produces MTLGELAGIIAALAFVVLVIFICLNLSKLSQILKDVNETVTKLNTTIDVVTKDVDNLSIEVEGLLNKANTLVDDVNGKLSKTDPLFVAIGDLGTSVSDLNDSTKNMTSNLLKGVGKKRQSPIEKFVSSAKGVARKRPTTAEPAPSPRTEAYNQPVTKTTPSVPPIAQVERDSNESELFEIKNKLASKTAGEITIKN; this is translated from the coding sequence ATGACATTAGGAGAACTTGCTGGAATTATTGCAGCGCTTGCATTTGTTGTTTTAGTCATTTTTATCTGTCTAAACTTGTCAAAGTTATCGCAAATATTAAAAGATGTAAATGAAACGGTGACAAAATTAAATACTACAATTGATGTAGTTACAAAAGATGTTGATAATCTATCGATTGAAGTTGAAGGTTTATTAAATAAAGCCAATACTCTAGTTGATGATGTAAATGGAAAATTAAGTAAAACTGATCCACTATTCGTCGCTATCGGAGATTTGGGAACATCTGTTTCAGATTTAAATGATTCAACTAAAAATATGACTTCAAATTTATTGAAGGGTGTAGGGAAAAAACGTCAGTCACCTATTGAAAAATTTGTTAGTTCAGCCAAAGGGGTAGCTCGTAAAAGACCTACGACTGCTGAGCCAGCACCATCACCTAGAACAGAAGCGTATAATCAACCTGTTACTAAAACGACACCATCAGTCCCACCCATTGCCCAAGTTGAACGAGATAGTAATGAATCTGAACTATTTGAAATTAAGAATAAACTGGCTTCTAAAACAGCTGGAGAAATTACAATAAAAAATTAA
- a CDS encoding YtxH domain-containing protein — MSKNGGFFLGALFGASVAGIAALLYAPKSGKELRRDIAVEVDQFLDSASDYTDYAVERGVELYDAAYETTEDIKVNLKDSADQFKSQLGDIRQEASTEWDRVKEDMKHTKDELSKEAENLKADAEDLGDTITVEAKDFASDVSDSAQHIHNSAEESMKNVEKEVK, encoded by the coding sequence ATGAGTAAAAATGGAGGATTTTTCCTAGGAGCATTATTTGGCGCTTCAGTAGCAGGTATCGCAGCATTACTTTATGCACCAAAATCTGGTAAAGAATTACGTCGAGATATAGCTGTTGAAGTCGATCAATTTCTTGACAGTGCAAGCGATTATACTGATTACGCTGTGGAACGTGGTGTTGAATTATATGACGCAGCATACGAAACAACTGAAGATATTAAAGTTAACTTAAAAGACTCAGCTGACCAATTTAAATCTCAATTAGGCGATATTCGTCAAGAAGCTTCCACAGAATGGGATCGTGTCAAAGAAGACATGAAACATACAAAGGATGAACTTAGCAAAGAAGCTGAGAATTTAAAAGCTGATGCAGAAGACTTAGGCGATACAATTACTGTTGAAGCCAAAGACTTTGCCAGTGATGTGAGTGACTCTGCACAACACATTCATAACTCTGCTGAAGAGTCTATGAAAAATGTAGAAAAAGAAGTAAAATAA
- the ccpA gene encoding catabolite control protein A — protein MEKQTITIYDVAREAGVSMATVSRVVNGNPNVKPSTRKKVSEVIERLDYRPNAVARGLASKKTTTVGVILPSITNLFFSSLARGIDDIASMYKYNIILANSDESQEKEVQVFNNLLANQVDGVIFMGQSVSDSIKKEIDRTSTPVVFAGTLVDNPEYYSVNIDHTVATKEITAELLDHGRRVVLVTDEPELLTSQHRLEGFKAAYAEKGLEFDNDLVIQQGLKYTDADKVLEELQNVKADSVIVKEDTFAAALMNAALDAGFKVPEDLEVITSDNSIVTEIVRPKLTSIQQPLYDIGAVAMRLLTKIMSNEEVDEKQVILPYKIKHRGSTIHEENQ, from the coding sequence ATGGAAAAACAAACAATTACAATATATGACGTAGCTCGTGAAGCTGGAGTTTCTATGGCAACGGTATCTCGTGTTGTCAATGGAAATCCAAATGTTAAGCCAAGTACGCGAAAAAAAGTTTCAGAGGTAATTGAAAGATTAGATTACCGACCAAATGCTGTTGCGCGTGGTTTAGCAAGTAAAAAAACAACAACGGTAGGTGTAATTTTACCGAGTATTACGAATTTATTCTTTTCATCGTTAGCTCGAGGGATTGATGATATTGCATCGATGTATAAATATAACATCATTCTTGCAAACTCAGATGAAAGCCAAGAAAAGGAAGTTCAAGTATTTAATAACTTACTTGCCAATCAAGTTGACGGTGTCATCTTTATGGGACAGAGCGTTTCTGATTCAATCAAGAAAGAAATTGATCGTACATCAACACCTGTTGTTTTTGCTGGAACATTAGTTGATAATCCAGAATATTATAGTGTTAATATTGATCACACAGTAGCAACAAAAGAAATAACTGCTGAATTATTAGATCATGGACGTCGTGTAGTGTTGGTTACAGACGAACCTGAATTATTAACATCACAACATCGCTTAGAAGGGTTCAAGGCTGCGTATGCAGAAAAAGGTCTTGAGTTTGATAATGACTTAGTGATTCAACAAGGTCTTAAATATACTGATGCTGATAAAGTATTAGAAGAATTACAAAACGTTAAAGCAGATAGTGTTATAGTAAAAGAAGATACCTTTGCTGCTGCACTAATGAATGCTGCTTTAGATGCTGGATTTAAAGTTCCAGAAGATTTAGAAGTAATCACTAGTGATAACTCAATCGTAACTGAGATTGTACGACCAAAATTAACAAGTATCCAACAACCTTTATATGATATTGGTGCCGTTGCAATGCGTTTATTAACTAAAATTATGAGTAATGAGGAAGTAGATGAGAAACAAGTTATCTTACCTTATAAGATTAAACATCGTGGCTCAACAATTCATGAAGAAAATCAATAA
- a CDS encoding penicillin-binding protein produces MSTNIEIEDSYKSMTSNSVSKTEDVKHDLSDTNTVSDNYSDDLDGIDLAYSMPNNNETKLNEESTLSNDNQNGDKVVFPDEHWSSSMDSIHVFSPDNQDVVSSSSDHEDNDSNAFLAAPTMTVGALASDHQPNDEPIDDKVAKREKRRQERKEKYSLKNFSLKDKTFFGMNVTFNVIKRLIMYIIIIIVLAGALIGGAGIGFFANLVSNTPPPTQREMAEQINRLEQQSTLYYANGDPIANVRTDIVRSVANLNDISDYIVDGFVATEDEYFEEHPGIVPKALFRAVLETFLTGSGTGGSTLTQQLVKQQMLTNDVTFFRKANEILLALRLENYFSKEEILTAYLNVSPFGRNNNGDNVAGIVKASEGIFGVSPDDVTLNQAAFLAGLPQDPYSYTPYNQNGEIRDEESLQFGIDRMNEVLYRMYREEKITKNEYETAIAYDITQDFLPSEPREEERQSYLYQAIMNGAIEQLMLLNIQDDGYSWKQVYSDDEWYNEYYFAAEDQLRTGGYRVHSTIDKEIYDQLQESAQAYEDQLGAVYDGVYTDPETGFETYYVEEVQTGLVAIDNNTGAVLGFVAGTDFENNQIDHAFQMRRSPGSTIKPLAVYGPAVENNIISPATIIPDTAFVRELDNGEIYAPTNYGEVVSGTLMTARTALLKSDNIPAVRIYEELLRQGVPIIDYIERMGFNTIDSYTESDAQRLPFSLGGVSTGPTVLEQTRAFSTFANGGEYVDGYYINRIEDAFGNVVFQQNEAPTRIFSEDTNYIMVDMLRDTMTEGTGRTANENMNVPGDWIAKSGISENSKDIWFIASTPSITIGSWIGYDSRYADYTIDVNDGFDRESVRSQIYWARIVNDLYALRPEIFGTDETFVQPSSVQEQTVLEQTGTLPGNFTHNGSTYQITGPTKTELFKVSSPAPELTFDFMLGASEDDLALFWNNVRSLQEQQRRQQQQQQQQSSSQESDESNSSTEDESNTDETTENPDENDESNTDEEQTESVQG; encoded by the coding sequence ATGAGTACAAACATAGAAATAGAAGATTCATACAAATCTATGACCTCAAATTCAGTTTCGAAAACAGAAGACGTAAAGCATGATTTATCAGACACTAATACAGTTTCTGACAATTACAGTGATGATTTGGATGGTATCGATTTAGCTTATTCAATGCCAAATAACAACGAAACAAAGTTAAATGAGGAAAGTACTTTATCAAATGATAATCAAAACGGTGATAAGGTAGTTTTTCCTGACGAACACTGGTCCTCTTCCATGGATTCGATTCATGTGTTTAGTCCTGATAATCAAGATGTAGTATCTTCTTCCTCAGATCATGAAGATAACGATAGTAATGCATTCCTAGCTGCACCCACTATGACTGTCGGGGCTTTGGCTAGTGATCATCAGCCAAACGATGAACCCATTGATGATAAAGTAGCGAAGAGAGAAAAACGTCGTCAAGAAAGAAAAGAAAAATATTCACTTAAAAACTTTTCTCTAAAAGATAAAACATTTTTCGGCATGAATGTTACATTCAATGTTATTAAACGACTGATTATGTACATCATTATTATTATTGTTTTAGCAGGTGCCTTAATTGGTGGAGCAGGAATTGGATTCTTTGCTAATCTTGTATCCAACACCCCACCTCCTACTCAACGAGAAATGGCTGAACAAATTAATCGTCTTGAGCAACAAAGTACTTTATATTATGCAAATGGAGATCCTATCGCTAATGTCCGAACAGATATTGTCCGTTCTGTTGCTAATCTAAACGATATATCTGATTATATCGTAGATGGTTTTGTAGCTACAGAAGATGAATATTTCGAAGAGCATCCCGGTATAGTTCCTAAAGCATTATTTCGTGCTGTACTTGAAACATTCTTAACAGGTTCAGGTACAGGTGGTTCTACCCTTACTCAACAATTAGTTAAGCAACAAATGCTTACGAATGATGTTACTTTCTTTAGAAAAGCAAACGAGATTCTCTTAGCTCTTCGATTAGAAAATTACTTCTCTAAAGAAGAAATTTTAACAGCCTATTTAAATGTTTCCCCTTTTGGAAGAAATAATAATGGCGATAATGTTGCAGGTATTGTAAAAGCTTCTGAAGGTATCTTTGGTGTTTCGCCTGATGATGTAACATTGAATCAAGCAGCCTTCTTAGCTGGTTTACCACAAGATCCTTATAGTTACACACCATATAATCAAAATGGTGAAATTCGTGACGAAGAATCTCTTCAATTTGGTATTGATCGAATGAATGAAGTTTTATATCGTATGTACCGTGAAGAGAAAATAACAAAAAATGAGTATGAAACTGCTATTGCTTATGATATTACACAAGACTTCTTACCATCAGAGCCACGTGAGGAAGAGCGCCAATCATATCTTTATCAAGCTATTATGAATGGTGCAATTGAACAGCTGATGTTATTAAACATCCAAGATGATGGCTACTCTTGGAAACAAGTCTATAGTGATGATGAATGGTACAATGAGTATTACTTTGCAGCAGAAGATCAGTTACGTACAGGTGGATATAGAGTTCACTCAACTATCGACAAAGAGATTTACGATCAGTTACAAGAATCAGCACAAGCTTATGAAGATCAATTAGGTGCTGTCTATGACGGTGTTTATACCGATCCAGAAACTGGCTTTGAAACATATTACGTTGAAGAAGTACAAACTGGTTTAGTAGCAATCGATAATAACACTGGAGCTGTACTTGGTTTTGTTGCTGGTACTGATTTTGAAAACAATCAAATTGACCACGCATTCCAAATGCGTCGCTCCCCTGGTTCTACAATTAAACCTTTAGCAGTTTATGGACCAGCGGTTGAAAACAACATCATTAGTCCTGCTACAATTATTCCTGATACAGCTTTTGTTAGAGAATTAGATAATGGTGAAATTTATGCACCTACAAACTATGGGGAAGTAGTAAGTGGTACCCTAATGACTGCTCGTACGGCTCTCTTAAAGTCAGATAATATACCCGCAGTTCGAATCTATGAAGAATTGCTCCGTCAAGGTGTGCCTATTATTGATTATATAGAACGTATGGGCTTTAATACGATCGATTCATATACTGAAAGTGATGCACAACGCTTACCTTTCTCACTGGGTGGCGTTTCAACAGGCCCTACTGTATTAGAACAAACGCGTGCATTTTCTACTTTTGCGAATGGTGGAGAATATGTTGATGGTTATTACATTAATCGTATCGAGGATGCTTTTGGCAATGTTGTATTCCAACAAAACGAAGCACCTACCAGAATATTCTCAGAGGATACTAACTATATTATGGTAGATATGTTACGTGATACAATGACTGAAGGTACGGGACGAACTGCCAATGAAAACATGAACGTTCCTGGAGATTGGATTGCGAAATCAGGTATTAGTGAAAACTCTAAAGATATTTGGTTTATTGCTTCTACCCCATCAATCACAATTGGATCTTGGATTGGGTATGATTCAAGATATGCAGATTATACAATTGACGTAAATGATGGATTTGATCGTGAAAGTGTTCGTAGTCAAATTTACTGGGCACGAATTGTAAATGATTTATATGCTTTACGTCCTGAAATATTTGGTACTGATGAAACCTTTGTTCAACCAAGCTCTGTCCAAGAACAGACTGTATTAGAGCAAACTGGGACGCTTCCAGGTAACTTCACTCACAATGGAAGTACTTATCAAATAACTGGCCCTACTAAGACTGAGTTATTCAAAGTTTCTAGCCCTGCACCTGAGTTAACGTTTGACTTTATGTTAGGGGCATCTGAAGATGATTTAGCTTTATTTTGGAATAATGTTCGTTCGCTTCAAGAACAACAAAGAAGACAACAGCAACAGCAGCAACAACAATCATCATCTCAAGAAAGTGATGAAAGTAATAGTAGCACTGAAGATGAATCTAACACAGATGAAACAACTGAAAACCCAGATGAAAATGATGAATCAAATACTGATGAAGAACAAACTGAATCAGTTCAAGGGTAA